In Archangium violaceum, the following are encoded in one genomic region:
- a CDS encoding methylated-DNA--[protein]-cysteine S-methyltransferase — protein MMRYTTTLKSPVGPLRVFATEGALTAIYLENHKRAPVLEATERPELPVLLAARRQLEEYFAGERVSFELPLEPEGTPFQHTVWKALREIPLGITWSYANLARHIGRAGAARAVGSANARNPLSIIVPCHRVVGTDGKLTGYAGGVPVKQWLLEHERRLLPAARS, from the coding sequence ATGATGCGATACACCACGACCTTGAAGAGCCCGGTGGGGCCCCTGCGTGTCTTCGCCACGGAAGGAGCGCTGACGGCCATCTACCTGGAGAACCACAAGCGGGCTCCCGTGCTGGAGGCGACCGAGCGGCCGGAGCTCCCGGTGCTGCTCGCCGCCCGGCGCCAGCTGGAGGAGTACTTCGCGGGCGAGCGGGTGTCCTTCGAGCTCCCGCTGGAACCGGAGGGAACGCCGTTCCAGCACACGGTGTGGAAGGCGCTGCGGGAGATTCCGTTGGGCATCACCTGGTCCTACGCGAACCTGGCGCGCCACATCGGCCGGGCGGGCGCGGCGCGGGCCGTCGGGTCCGCGAACGCGAGGAATCCGCTCTCCATCATCGTCCCCTGCCACCGGGTGGTGGGCACCGACGGGAAGCTCACCGGGTACGCGGGGGGCGTCCCCGTCAAGCAGTGGCTGCTCGAGCATGAGCGGCGGCTCCTCCCGGCGGCGCGCAGCTGA
- a CDS encoding DNA-3-methyladenine glycosylase 2, which translates to MQTLETETCYRALSARDRRFDGLFFVGVSTTGIYCRPVCTARTPRQERCAFYRTAAEAERAGYRACLLCRPELAPGSAPVDSVPRLVATAVSRIEAGALNEASIDELASELGVTSRHLRRAMESELGVSPVELAQSRRLALAKQLLQDTALPLAEIAFASGFQSVRRFNALFQARFGMPPSALRRKSGEPEGARSLVLRLDYRPPLDWEQLLAFLRGRAIPGVESVGESEYRRTVRLGGRTGWLTVRRDGKRPALLAEVSLSLAGVLMQVAARLRALFDLDARPEVIAECLGRDALLAERVREHPGLRVLGAFDPFELTVRAILGQQVSVRAATTLSGRLVARFGEPVDSPHADASRLFPLPETLAAAGEDDVAALGLPGARARSLLGVAKAVAEGSVRLDGRAEVDATMAALEALPGIGAWTAHYIAMRALRWPDAFPASDLGIRKALGGLTAKAAAERAEAWRPWRSYAAVHLWTSLSEGAGG; encoded by the coding sequence ATGCAAACGCTGGAGACCGAGACCTGCTACCGGGCCCTGAGCGCGCGAGACCGGCGCTTCGATGGGCTCTTCTTCGTCGGGGTGTCGACGACGGGCATCTACTGCCGGCCCGTGTGCACGGCGAGGACACCGCGCCAGGAGCGGTGCGCGTTCTACCGGACGGCCGCCGAGGCCGAGCGCGCGGGCTACCGGGCCTGCCTCCTGTGCCGTCCCGAGCTGGCGCCGGGCAGCGCGCCGGTGGACTCGGTGCCACGGCTCGTCGCGACCGCGGTCTCCCGCATCGAGGCGGGCGCCCTCAACGAGGCGTCGATCGATGAGCTCGCGTCGGAGCTGGGCGTCACCAGCCGGCACCTGCGCCGGGCCATGGAGTCGGAGCTCGGCGTCTCGCCGGTCGAGCTGGCCCAGTCGAGGCGGCTCGCGCTGGCGAAGCAGCTCCTCCAGGACACCGCGCTCCCCCTGGCGGAGATCGCCTTCGCGAGCGGCTTCCAGAGCGTCCGGCGCTTCAACGCGCTCTTCCAGGCGCGGTTCGGGATGCCGCCCTCGGCGCTCCGGCGGAAGAGTGGTGAACCGGAGGGGGCGCGCTCGCTCGTGCTCCGGCTGGATTACCGGCCGCCCCTGGACTGGGAGCAGCTCCTGGCCTTCCTGCGCGGGCGCGCCATTCCCGGGGTGGAGTCGGTGGGGGAGTCCGAGTACCGGCGCACGGTGCGCCTGGGGGGCAGGACGGGCTGGCTGACGGTCCGGCGGGACGGGAAGCGCCCGGCGCTCCTGGCGGAGGTCTCGCTCTCGCTGGCGGGAGTGCTGATGCAGGTGGCGGCGCGGCTGCGGGCGCTCTTCGACCTGGACGCGCGGCCGGAGGTCATCGCGGAGTGCCTGGGGCGTGATGCGCTCCTCGCGGAGCGGGTGCGGGAGCATCCCGGGCTTCGCGTGTTGGGGGCGTTCGATCCCTTCGAGCTGACGGTGCGCGCCATCCTCGGGCAGCAGGTCTCCGTGCGCGCGGCCACGACCTTGAGCGGGCGGCTCGTGGCGCGCTTCGGCGAGCCCGTGGACAGCCCCCATGCGGACGCCTCGCGGCTCTTCCCGCTACCGGAGACGCTGGCGGCGGCGGGGGAGGACGACGTGGCGGCGCTGGGGCTGCCCGGTGCTCGGGCGCGAAGCCTGCTGGGCGTGGCGAAGGCCGTCGCGGAGGGCTCGGTGCGGCTGGACGGGCGCGCGGAGGTGGACGCGACGATGGCGGCGCTCGAGGCGTTGCCGGGCATCGGGGCCTGGACGGCGCACTACATCGCGATGAGGGCCCTGCGCTGGCCCGATGCGTTTCCCGCGAGCGATCTCGGAATCCGCAAGGCACTCGGAGGCCTGACGGCGAAGGCGGCCGCGGAGCGCGCCGAGGCCTGGCGGCCCTGGAGGTCCTACGCGGCGGTACACCTCTGGACCTCTCTCTCGGAAGGAGCAGGCGGATGA
- a CDS encoding formylglycine-generating enzyme family protein gives MPLVLVARVAVAEEVFPGAPQVLPCLEAPITGMACIPGGPFLRGVNGGRHAPARPQAKVWVGTFYMDTHEVTYGAYKACEKAGRCRKAGPNYRDFDNPQQPINGVSWYDAKAYCEAHGKHLPTEAEWEKAARGTDGRLYPWGDEPATCERAVIMDARGRSCGRKQRSRTHADVGRPEPVGSRPPNPYGLHDMSGNAWEWVADWFTPSWKACGAACLGVDPKGPCEGRVPCEGYTEKVVRGGSWFWPGSYATTVYRRPHVPANRPIFHHFGFRCAASLSEARALAGRPE, from the coding sequence GTGCCCCTTGTCCTGGTGGCGCGCGTGGCGGTGGCGGAGGAGGTGTTCCCCGGGGCCCCCCAGGTGCTGCCCTGTCTCGAGGCGCCGATCACCGGCATGGCCTGCATTCCCGGAGGCCCCTTCCTCCGAGGCGTGAACGGAGGGCGGCATGCGCCGGCCAGGCCCCAGGCGAAGGTCTGGGTGGGGACCTTCTACATGGACACCCACGAGGTGACGTACGGGGCCTACAAGGCGTGTGAGAAGGCGGGACGGTGCCGGAAGGCCGGGCCCAACTACCGCGACTTCGACAACCCCCAGCAGCCCATCAACGGGGTGAGCTGGTACGACGCGAAGGCCTACTGCGAGGCACACGGCAAGCACCTGCCGACGGAGGCCGAGTGGGAGAAGGCGGCGCGCGGCACGGACGGGCGGCTCTACCCGTGGGGCGACGAGCCCGCCACCTGCGAGCGCGCGGTCATCATGGACGCCCGGGGGCGGAGCTGCGGACGCAAGCAGCGCTCCAGGACGCACGCCGACGTGGGACGTCCGGAGCCGGTGGGCTCGCGGCCTCCGAATCCGTACGGGCTCCACGACATGTCCGGCAACGCCTGGGAGTGGGTGGCGGACTGGTTCACCCCTTCGTGGAAGGCGTGTGGCGCGGCGTGTCTGGGGGTGGATCCGAAGGGCCCGTGCGAGGGCCGGGTGCCTTGCGAGGGCTACACCGAGAAGGTGGTGCGAGGCGGCTCGTGGTTCTGGCCGGGCTCGTACGCGACGACGGTGTACCGGCGGCCCCATGTGCCCGCCAACCGGCCCATCTTCCACCACTTCGGTTTCCGCTGCGCGGCGAGCCTCTCGGAGGCGCGGGCGCTCGCGGGAAGGCCGGAGTGA
- a CDS encoding right-handed parallel beta-helix repeat-containing protein, translated as MASATQVQGKLSTPTVWKKSGSPYVLTGDVTVGWGATLVIEPGVKVIAAKRDALRSGVDEQRVELIVDGALVVRGTEARPVKFTSGGELGAWYGIRVRGGRGTVIDGAVIDQAWQALSLDTSAVVRSTAVNATVEDCLRVGWGNATLVDNRLSGCGANGVSVAEWAKVRMEGTVVTGSGGHGIELRGGGELRHDTFHANGAAGVALLSEQEAPVVRDSLITSNGGHGVFKASAARGVLLSNNVWGNAGGDYGAAAFAGQGSISANPLYVSATDLRLGDGSPSRGVASDGLDLGAIQPSRSLISSPKGSNVRGGLLAAASVRGSRVFSVTAPGRARERSTALSAIALASSKAGGRSTRWHGVSPERKRRVKSHVEGSLASVSRSAPRIGSALQGSGLTGLEQR; from the coding sequence ATGGCGTCCGCCACCCAGGTCCAGGGGAAGCTCTCCACGCCCACGGTCTGGAAGAAGAGTGGCAGCCCCTACGTGCTCACGGGGGATGTGACGGTGGGGTGGGGTGCGACCCTGGTGATCGAGCCCGGGGTGAAGGTCATCGCCGCGAAGCGGGACGCGCTGCGGTCCGGGGTGGATGAGCAGCGCGTGGAGCTCATCGTGGATGGCGCGCTGGTGGTGCGAGGCACCGAGGCCCGGCCGGTGAAGTTCACGTCCGGTGGGGAGCTGGGCGCCTGGTACGGCATCCGGGTGAGGGGAGGCCGGGGCACGGTCATCGACGGAGCGGTCATCGATCAGGCGTGGCAGGCCCTGTCGCTGGACACGAGCGCGGTGGTGCGGAGCACGGCGGTGAACGCCACCGTGGAGGACTGCCTGCGCGTGGGCTGGGGCAACGCGACGCTGGTGGACAACCGGCTGAGCGGGTGTGGGGCGAACGGGGTGAGCGTGGCCGAGTGGGCGAAGGTGCGGATGGAGGGGACGGTGGTGACGGGCAGTGGAGGCCACGGAATCGAGCTGAGGGGCGGGGGCGAGCTGCGCCACGACACGTTCCACGCCAACGGGGCCGCGGGTGTGGCGCTGCTCTCCGAGCAGGAGGCGCCGGTGGTGAGGGACAGCCTCATCACGTCCAACGGGGGCCATGGCGTGTTCAAGGCGTCGGCGGCCCGGGGCGTCCTGCTGTCCAACAATGTCTGGGGCAACGCGGGTGGGGACTACGGGGCCGCCGCGTTCGCGGGGCAGGGCTCCATCTCCGCCAATCCGCTCTACGTGTCCGCGACGGATCTGCGGCTGGGCGACGGCTCGCCGAGCCGGGGCGTGGCCTCGGATGGGTTGGACCTGGGTGCCATCCAGCCGTCCCGCTCGCTGATCTCGAGCCCCAAGGGGTCCAACGTCCGGGGTGGTCTGCTGGCGGCGGCCTCCGTGCGTGGCTCGCGGGTCTTCTCCGTCACGGCTCCGGGGCGTGCCCGGGAGCGGAGCACGGCTCTCAGCGCCATCGCGCTGGCGTCCAGCAAGGCGGGCGGCCGGTCCACGCGGTGGCACGGGGTCTCCCCCGAGCGCAAGCGACGGGTCAAGTCCCATGTCGAGGGGTCGCTCGCCTCCGTGTCCCGGAGCGCGCCCCGCATCGGCTCCGCGCTGCAGGGGAGTGGGCTGACGGGCCTCGAGCAGCGCTAG
- a CDS encoding transcriptional regulator, with protein MARHQEDRSVTPGLAQAFISAREGIPAGVSLADLEERLGRLLDTARAHWPGVDLDGARFAAHLARHLPADSTPEALERLHLPDLYLAHACAEGVPAAHAAFEAHLLSEVNVAVARLKLPPAALDEVRQLVRQKMLVPGPDTPPKLAAYPGTGPLSGWVRAAALWLALDLQRQRSSHDTPKDDSTLSLLVDPGDDPELAYLKTTYRTEFNTAFGQALANLSPRERNLLRLKYLDGLSIDQFGALYGVHRATGARWVVAAQQALLEETRRLLTERLRLTGSQLDSVLRLISSQLDVSLSRLLRSRVD; from the coding sequence GTGGCCCGCCATCAGGAGGACCGCTCGGTGACACCGGGCCTCGCTCAAGCCTTCATCTCCGCCCGAGAGGGCATCCCCGCGGGAGTGTCCCTGGCCGACCTCGAGGAGCGACTCGGCCGGCTGCTGGACACCGCCCGCGCGCACTGGCCCGGCGTGGACCTGGACGGTGCGCGCTTCGCCGCCCACCTCGCGCGGCACCTTCCCGCCGACAGCACCCCCGAGGCCCTCGAGCGCCTGCACCTGCCGGACCTCTACCTGGCCCACGCCTGCGCCGAGGGAGTGCCCGCGGCCCATGCCGCCTTCGAGGCCCACCTCCTGTCCGAGGTGAACGTGGCCGTGGCCCGCCTCAAGCTGCCCCCCGCGGCCCTGGACGAGGTGCGACAGCTCGTGCGCCAGAAGATGCTCGTCCCGGGCCCGGACACACCGCCCAAGCTCGCCGCCTACCCCGGCACCGGCCCGCTCTCCGGCTGGGTGCGCGCCGCCGCGCTGTGGCTCGCCCTGGATCTGCAGCGCCAGCGCTCCAGCCACGACACGCCCAAGGACGACAGCACCCTCTCCCTGCTCGTCGACCCCGGGGACGACCCCGAGCTGGCCTACCTCAAGACCACCTACCGCACCGAGTTCAACACCGCCTTCGGCCAGGCCCTCGCCAACCTCTCCCCGCGCGAGCGCAACCTCCTGCGCCTGAAGTACCTGGATGGGCTGAGCATCGACCAGTTCGGCGCCCTCTACGGCGTGCACCGCGCCACCGGCGCGCGGTGGGTGGTGGCCGCCCAGCAGGCGCTCCTCGAGGAGACCCGGCGCCTGCTCACCGAGCGCCTGCGTCTCACCGGCTCCCAGCTCGACAGCGTGCTGCGCCTCATCTCCAGCCAGCTCGACGTGAGCCTCAGCCGACTGCTGCGCTCGCGCGTCGACTGA
- a CDS encoding sensor histidine kinase, whose translation MSAHLFASSVVALIVALFNGLLAGYVLAASRGDRRQLSFACGPAGVALFAIGWFVVLLEPQSRASVRVAVGFASLLSISSFVADALADLGPGPARRRLLVSLVPIGLGLVGLSALAAVAFAQPLVALLPQVLALAGVGLLGVIRFALRQHENASIRRLSRHMVALIGISLLVCTVRSAVELSQGGAAGNGMILCVILVAEVATLSYTVHERVSVHLPVSRALTHAVLAIGLAFAVVASLRALGHGVDLVQVSVAVVVALVASVLFIGLGKQLDRGIEQLLFPKQALLAGQLSAARSESAALRGRLERAERLAIAGELATAIAHEVKNPLAAVRGYAELLATQSPHVLPEQRARFEKAVRIIREESDRIDARVAELLNLGRAPRGEKGGGTLDVSRLVLEAVAVAEGEPGFPTLVPGLDPALRVVGDEDALRGVLLNLLKNAAEAMREKPGGRIEVRAWREEERVVVEVRDEGAGLDGVERERLFRPFYTTKADGTGLGLAISRSAIEAAGGTLGLLPRADRPGAVARVELPVAPGADTPAREDV comes from the coding sequence ATGTCGGCGCATCTCTTCGCCTCATCGGTGGTCGCGCTCATCGTGGCGCTCTTCAACGGCCTGCTGGCCGGCTACGTCCTCGCGGCCAGCCGGGGAGACAGGCGCCAGCTCTCGTTCGCCTGCGGACCCGCCGGGGTGGCCCTCTTCGCCATCGGGTGGTTCGTCGTCCTCCTGGAGCCCCAGTCCCGGGCCTCGGTCCGCGTGGCGGTCGGGTTCGCCTCCCTGCTGTCCATCTCCAGCTTCGTCGCCGATGCCCTGGCCGACCTCGGACCCGGCCCGGCCCGGCGCCGCCTCCTCGTCTCGCTCGTTCCCATCGGGCTCGGCCTCGTCGGGCTGTCGGCCCTGGCCGCGGTGGCCTTCGCGCAGCCGCTCGTGGCGCTGCTCCCCCAGGTGCTGGCACTGGCCGGAGTGGGCCTGTTGGGCGTCATCCGCTTCGCCCTGCGCCAGCACGAGAACGCCTCCATCCGCCGGCTCTCGCGGCACATGGTGGCGCTCATCGGCATCTCGCTACTCGTCTGCACCGTGCGCTCGGCCGTCGAGCTCTCCCAGGGAGGGGCCGCCGGCAATGGGATGATCCTGTGCGTCATCCTCGTCGCCGAGGTGGCGACGCTCAGCTACACCGTCCACGAGCGGGTCTCGGTCCATCTCCCCGTCTCGCGCGCCCTGACACACGCCGTGCTCGCCATCGGTCTGGCCTTCGCCGTCGTCGCGAGCCTGAGGGCCCTGGGCCATGGGGTAGACCTCGTCCAGGTGTCGGTGGCGGTGGTGGTGGCGCTCGTCGCCTCCGTGCTCTTCATCGGCCTGGGAAAGCAGCTCGACCGGGGCATCGAGCAGCTCCTGTTCCCCAAGCAGGCGCTGCTCGCCGGGCAGCTGTCCGCCGCCCGCTCCGAATCCGCGGCGCTGCGCGGCCGGCTGGAGCGCGCCGAGCGGCTCGCCATCGCCGGAGAGCTGGCCACGGCCATCGCCCACGAGGTGAAGAATCCCCTGGCCGCCGTGCGCGGCTACGCCGAGCTCCTCGCCACGCAGTCCCCGCATGTCCTCCCCGAGCAGCGGGCCCGCTTCGAGAAGGCGGTCCGCATCATCCGCGAGGAGAGCGATCGCATCGACGCGCGGGTGGCGGAGCTGCTGAACCTCGGGCGGGCACCCCGGGGGGAGAAGGGTGGCGGCACGCTCGACGTGTCGCGCCTGGTGCTGGAGGCGGTGGCGGTGGCCGAGGGAGAGCCGGGCTTCCCCACGCTGGTGCCGGGATTGGACCCGGCGCTGCGGGTGGTGGGAGACGAGGACGCGCTGCGCGGGGTGCTGCTCAACCTGCTGAAGAACGCCGCCGAGGCGATGCGGGAGAAGCCCGGTGGGCGCATCGAGGTACGGGCCTGGCGCGAGGAGGAGCGGGTCGTCGTCGAGGTGCGTGACGAGGGCGCGGGGCTCGACGGGGTGGAGCGCGAGCGGCTCTTCCGGCCCTTCTACACGACGAAGGCGGACGGGACGGGGCTGGGGCTCGCCATCTCGCGCTCGGCCATCGAGGCGGCGGGCGGCACACTGGGCCTCCTGCCCCGAGCGGACCGTCCGGGCGCGGTGGCCCGCGTGGAGCTGCCCGTGGCACCAGGCGCCGACACCCCAGCGAGGGAGGACGTGTGA
- a CDS encoding serine/threonine-protein kinase, which produces MPCLDEATFMGLMLGELPPERASEVDRHLDTCPDCRRLVADAVRARTPPVPSPPSDLPSSPAASPVEAVLPRGTAVGRYLVLERLGAGGMGVVYSAYDPELDRRVALKLLRVVALGLDAEEGRAHLLREAQAMARVSHPHVVSVYDVGTFGEQVFLAMEYVEAQTLRQWMRAAPRSWREVRDVFLDAGRGLSAAHAAGLVHGDFKPENLLVGRDGRVRVTDFGLARRTTPGHTPEVVGGTPAYMAPEQFGREGRADARSDQFAFCVALYEALHGERPFAGDTERELAAEVRAGRVRPAPKGTGVPPWLHQLVARGLEVDPTARHPSLEALLSELTRDPARRRRWWLQVGGGVALLLLSVGLTHALHTHAARACQNAGEKVAGIWGPQQKQEAEAAFLATGRPFAQEAWKSARRTLDAYTAAWATLHTAACEATRVRGEQSPEVLGRRMRCLDERLAEVAALARLFTQADASVVQHAHRTAEQLSSLATCSNLAALEAAGPVPRDDAARQRAEALRTALVEGRTLGASGRYKEGAARVLPAAEAARAAGDRYGSAEALLLVAELRDQAADYRGAEKAVQDAVWAAEAGRNDAVAARAWTLAVRITGERLEKYTLANLWRERAEAALARVGDDEVLRARLLTNEGRVLATQGRFAEASERHREALALLEKTRGPEDLEVADVLLELGSAHVAMGHQEEALTHLRRARSLRERILGPNHPEVAMAILALGDAAWQLRDIPEAARLALQAREMFERALGPEHPSFGYALNFYAMTQLFDPKADRREILSLMERARSIIRAVDGLESTSVPYLNINLAQVLMAQGRLQEAEQYFRESIAQEEARQGPDYPPLSLMLSGLAEVLLHQDRSPEALPYFERALAIHQAQPGDYRNFRGELLMNMGWAYLRAKRPREAIPPLERAVSALEGAPEGYQRHREIALFRLARALWDSGEDRVRARRLITEALDMVATDTLPGAEKVRANLEQWLAEHPPVVPPNR; this is translated from the coding sequence ATGCCCTGCCTCGACGAAGCCACCTTCATGGGGCTGATGCTCGGCGAGCTGCCTCCGGAGCGCGCCTCGGAGGTGGACCGGCACCTGGACACCTGCCCCGACTGCCGGCGTCTCGTGGCCGACGCCGTCCGGGCCCGGACGCCCCCCGTCCCGTCTCCCCCCTCCGACCTCCCCTCCTCTCCCGCCGCCTCTCCCGTGGAGGCCGTGCTCCCGAGAGGCACCGCCGTGGGGCGCTACCTCGTGCTGGAGCGGCTGGGCGCGGGGGGCATGGGCGTCGTCTACTCGGCCTATGACCCCGAGCTGGACCGCCGCGTGGCCCTCAAGCTGCTGCGCGTCGTGGCCCTCGGGCTGGACGCCGAGGAGGGACGCGCCCACCTGCTGCGCGAGGCCCAGGCCATGGCCCGCGTCTCCCACCCGCACGTGGTGTCCGTCTACGACGTGGGCACCTTCGGCGAGCAGGTGTTCCTCGCCATGGAGTACGTGGAGGCGCAGACGCTGCGCCAGTGGATGAGGGCCGCGCCACGCTCCTGGCGGGAGGTGCGCGACGTCTTCCTGGACGCGGGCCGGGGGCTGAGCGCCGCGCACGCCGCGGGGCTCGTCCACGGAGACTTCAAGCCGGAGAACCTCCTGGTGGGCCGCGACGGGCGCGTGCGCGTCACCGACTTCGGCCTGGCGCGCCGGACCACTCCCGGCCACACCCCGGAGGTGGTGGGCGGCACCCCGGCCTACATGGCGCCCGAGCAGTTCGGCCGGGAGGGCCGCGCCGACGCGCGCAGCGACCAGTTCGCCTTCTGCGTCGCGCTGTACGAGGCCCTCCACGGCGAGCGCCCCTTCGCCGGAGACACCGAGCGGGAGCTGGCGGCGGAGGTGCGTGCCGGCCGGGTGCGCCCCGCGCCAAAGGGCACGGGCGTACCGCCATGGCTGCACCAGCTGGTGGCGCGCGGGCTGGAGGTGGACCCCACCGCGCGCCACCCCTCGCTGGAGGCCCTGCTCTCCGAGCTCACGAGGGACCCGGCGCGGCGGCGGCGGTGGTGGCTGCAGGTGGGCGGAGGGGTGGCGCTGCTGCTGCTGTCGGTGGGCCTCACCCATGCGCTCCACACGCACGCGGCCCGGGCCTGCCAGAACGCCGGGGAGAAGGTGGCCGGCATCTGGGGCCCGCAGCAGAAGCAGGAGGCGGAGGCGGCCTTCCTCGCCACCGGCCGGCCCTTCGCGCAGGAGGCGTGGAAGAGCGCGCGGCGCACGCTGGACGCGTACACCGCCGCCTGGGCCACCCTGCACACCGCGGCCTGCGAGGCGACCCGGGTGCGCGGCGAGCAGTCCCCGGAGGTGCTGGGCCGGCGCATGAGGTGCCTGGACGAGCGGCTGGCCGAGGTGGCCGCGCTCGCGCGCCTCTTCACCCAGGCGGACGCGAGCGTGGTGCAGCACGCGCACCGCACCGCCGAGCAGCTCTCCTCGCTGGCCACGTGCTCCAACCTGGCGGCGCTCGAGGCCGCGGGGCCCGTGCCCCGGGACGACGCCGCGCGCCAGCGGGCCGAGGCGCTGCGCACCGCGCTGGTGGAGGGCCGCACGCTCGGCGCGTCGGGCCGATATAAGGAGGGCGCGGCCCGGGTGCTCCCCGCGGCGGAGGCGGCGCGCGCGGCGGGGGATCGGTACGGCAGCGCGGAGGCGCTCCTGCTGGTGGCCGAGCTGAGAGATCAGGCGGCGGACTACCGGGGCGCGGAGAAGGCCGTCCAGGACGCGGTCTGGGCCGCCGAGGCCGGCCGCAACGACGCGGTGGCCGCGCGCGCCTGGACGCTGGCGGTGCGCATCACCGGGGAGCGGCTCGAGAAGTACACGCTGGCCAACTTGTGGCGAGAGCGCGCGGAGGCGGCCCTCGCCCGGGTGGGCGACGACGAGGTGCTGCGCGCGCGGCTGCTCACCAACGAGGGCCGCGTTCTCGCGACACAGGGCCGGTTCGCGGAGGCCTCGGAGCGACACCGGGAGGCGCTGGCCCTGCTGGAGAAGACCCGGGGACCGGAGGATCTGGAGGTGGCGGACGTCCTCCTCGAGCTGGGCTCGGCACATGTGGCGATGGGCCACCAGGAGGAAGCGCTCACCCACCTGCGGCGCGCGCGCTCCCTGCGCGAGCGGATATTGGGGCCCAACCACCCGGAGGTGGCGATGGCGATCCTCGCGCTCGGGGACGCGGCCTGGCAGCTACGGGACATCCCGGAAGCGGCGCGGCTGGCCCTCCAGGCGCGGGAGATGTTCGAGCGCGCGCTCGGCCCGGAACATCCGAGCTTCGGCTACGCGCTCAACTTCTACGCGATGACCCAGCTCTTCGATCCGAAGGCCGACCGGCGGGAGATCCTCTCCCTGATGGAGCGCGCACGGAGCATCATCCGCGCGGTCGATGGACTGGAGAGCACCAGCGTGCCCTACCTCAACATCAACCTGGCCCAGGTGCTGATGGCGCAGGGGCGCTTGCAGGAGGCGGAGCAGTACTTCCGCGAGTCCATCGCCCAAGAGGAGGCACGGCAGGGCCCGGACTACCCACCGCTCAGCCTGATGCTGAGCGGGCTCGCCGAGGTGCTCCTGCATCAGGATCGCAGCCCCGAGGCCCTGCCATACTTCGAGCGCGCCCTGGCCATCCACCAGGCCCAGCCGGGGGACTACCGGAATTTCCGGGGGGAGCTGCTGATGAACATGGGGTGGGCCTACCTCCGGGCGAAACGGCCGCGCGAGGCCATCCCGCCCCTGGAGCGCGCCGTGTCCGCCCTGGAAGGGGCGCCCGAGGGCTACCAGCGGCACCGGGAGATCGCCCTCTTCCGCCTGGCGCGGGCCCTGTGGGACTCGGGAGAGGATCGCGTCCGCGCCCGCCGGCTCATCACCGAGGCGCTCGACATGGTGGCGACGGACACCCTGCCCGGTGCGGAGAAGGTCCGCGCCAACCTGGAGCAGTGGCTCGCCGAGCATCCGCCCGTCGTCCCGCCCAATCGCTGA